A single genomic interval of Parvularcula marina harbors:
- a CDS encoding MFS transporter, with protein MTETSRIEGKSSTNIRGLIAAITAIGVAAVGFGHTLPLFSILLERYDASDRLIGLNTATMALAAILATPFFPKIIGRVGIKPFILACLAIMVAIYGLIGLAGERVWLWFPLRFVFGFAGAGLFVGSEIWINALAPEGARGRIIGIYSTCLALGFAMGPFMVEIFGTTGFTPFLVGMLIFASAVLPIAIASPPPASPKGHVTGFFSLIAKAPATFASSSVFAGAEAAILTFLPIYALESGWAEETGTRAITVYGLGLVALQYLIGREADRFGYGRSLLACALVSLVGAALFAMIDESLILLYVVLFFWGGAIAGLYTIGLTLLADRFPKTEVEAANTGFVFMYGLGAIIGPAGAGFARDLGGQFGLELFLIAVMILYVLLVARRWRQELP; from the coding sequence ATGACCGAAACAAGCCGCATCGAGGGCAAGAGCTCCACAAATATCCGGGGACTGATCGCTGCCATCACGGCGATCGGCGTCGCCGCGGTCGGCTTTGGTCATACGCTGCCGCTCTTCTCGATCCTGCTTGAGCGCTATGACGCCTCCGACCGGCTGATCGGGCTCAACACCGCGACCATGGCACTGGCCGCGATCCTCGCCACGCCCTTCTTTCCCAAGATCATCGGACGGGTCGGCATCAAGCCCTTCATCCTTGCCTGCCTTGCGATCATGGTCGCGATCTATGGCCTGATCGGCCTTGCAGGCGAGCGCGTCTGGCTGTGGTTCCCCTTGCGCTTCGTGTTCGGTTTTGCCGGCGCCGGGCTCTTTGTCGGCTCGGAGATCTGGATCAATGCGCTGGCGCCCGAAGGCGCGCGCGGGCGGATCATCGGGATCTATTCGACCTGCCTTGCGCTCGGCTTTGCGATGGGCCCGTTCATGGTCGAGATTTTCGGCACGACAGGCTTCACGCCCTTTCTTGTCGGGATGCTGATCTTTGCCAGTGCTGTCCTGCCAATCGCCATTGCGAGCCCCCCGCCCGCCAGCCCCAAAGGGCATGTCACCGGGTTCTTCAGCCTGATCGCCAAGGCCCCGGCGACCTTTGCGTCATCCTCAGTCTTTGCCGGGGCGGAAGCGGCGATCCTCACCTTCCTGCCGATCTATGCGCTCGAATCAGGCTGGGCGGAGGAGACCGGCACCCGCGCCATCACGGTCTACGGGCTCGGCCTTGTGGCGCTCCAATATCTGATCGGGCGCGAAGCCGACCGCTTTGGCTATGGCCGTAGTCTTCTTGCCTGCGCGCTCGTCTCGCTGGTCGGCGCGGCCCTCTTTGCCATGATCGATGAGAGCCTGATCCTTCTCTACGTCGTCCTCTTCTTCTGGGGCGGGGCGATTGCCGGGCTCTATACGATCGGGCTGACCCTACTGGCCGACCGCTTCCCCAAAACCGAGGTCGAGGCGGCCAATACCGGCTTTGTCTTCATGTATGGATTGGGCGCGATCATCGGGCCCGCAGGTGCCGGCTTCGCCCGCGATCTGGGCGGGCAATTCGGGCTGGAACTCTTCCTGATCGCCGTCATGATTCTCTATGTCCTGCTGGTCGCGCGAAGATGGCGGCAGGAACTGCCCTGA
- the rpmG gene encoding 50S ribosomal protein L33, protein MAKPTTIKIRLNSTANTGYFYVTKKNTRNMTEKMVVRKYDPIARKHVEFKEGKIK, encoded by the coding sequence ATGGCCAAGCCGACCACGATCAAGATTCGTCTCAACTCGACCGCAAATACCGGGTATTTCTACGTGACCAAGAAAAACACCCGCAACATGACCGAGAAAATGGTCGTGCGGAAATATGATCCGATTGCGCGCAAGCATGTCGAATTCAAAGAAGGCAAGATCAAGTAA
- a CDS encoding flavodoxin family protein: protein MTKVAIIYHSGYGHTKLVAEAVAEGAASVDGVSVDLVPVEDATDDLDRFDDADAIIFGSPTYMGSASGPMTTFMDATSKVWAEDRWKDKVAGGFTNSGSMAGDKFVTLQQFAVLAAQQGMIWVPLAMKNETNGPDMPAGDPKGLNRTGHYFGPGTQSDNAPAEKGNPPEGDIRTARAYGERVAKAAIRWGTGPL, encoded by the coding sequence ATGACCAAAGTCGCGATCATCTATCATTCAGGCTACGGACATACAAAACTCGTGGCCGAGGCCGTGGCGGAAGGCGCCGCAAGTGTTGACGGCGTCAGCGTCGATCTCGTGCCCGTAGAAGATGCCACAGACGATCTAGACCGCTTTGATGATGCCGATGCGATCATCTTCGGCTCGCCGACCTATATGGGCTCGGCCTCGGGCCCGATGACGACTTTCATGGATGCGACGTCCAAGGTCTGGGCCGAGGATCGCTGGAAGGACAAGGTCGCGGGCGGCTTTACCAATTCAGGTTCAATGGCCGGGGACAAATTCGTCACGCTTCAGCAATTCGCCGTGCTTGCCGCGCAGCAGGGCATGATCTGGGTGCCGCTCGCCATGAAGAACGAGACCAATGGCCCGGACATGCCGGCGGGCGATCCCAAAGGGCTTAACCGGACGGGCCATTATTTCGGGCCGGGCACGCAGTCTGACAATGCGCCAGCTGAGAAAGGCAATCCGCCCGAAGGCGATATCCGCACCGCGCGCGCCTATGGCGAGCGGGTGGCAAAGGCGGCGATCCGCTGGGGCACCGGCCCGCTCTGA
- the purQ gene encoding phosphoribosylformylglycinamidine synthase subunit PurQ produces MQTAVIVSPASNCDRDAQVALKQVTGNDPHMVWHADTELPPVDLVVIPGGFSYGDYLRAGAMAARSPIIREVIARAEAGTPVLGICNGFQILTEAGLLPGALLRNAGIEFVCGLRTLRVENTDSPFTKGLKHGQYLKFPVAHHDGNYEADDETLDRLEGEGRVAFRYVEQVNGSARNIAGVLNKQGNVLGMMPHPERVISPLLGGEDGATFFRGLIEAIA; encoded by the coding sequence ATGCAAACAGCCGTCATCGTCTCCCCCGCCTCCAATTGCGATCGCGACGCCCAGGTCGCCTTAAAACAGGTTACGGGCAACGACCCGCATATGGTGTGGCATGCCGATACCGAGCTGCCGCCTGTTGATCTCGTCGTCATTCCAGGTGGCTTTTCCTATGGCGATTATCTGCGTGCCGGTGCGATGGCCGCCCGCTCCCCGATCATCCGCGAAGTGATTGCCCGCGCCGAGGCCGGCACGCCTGTCCTTGGCATCTGCAATGGCTTTCAGATCCTGACCGAAGCGGGGCTTCTCCCCGGCGCACTCCTGCGTAATGCGGGGATCGAATTTGTCTGCGGGCTGCGGACCTTGCGGGTCGAGAACACGGACAGCCCCTTCACCAAAGGGCTGAAACATGGCCAGTACCTCAAATTCCCGGTCGCCCATCATGATGGCAATTACGAAGCCGATGACGAGACGCTCGACCGGCTCGAAGGCGAAGGCCGCGTGGCCTTCCGCTATGTCGAGCAGGTCAATGGCTCCGCCCGGAACATTGCCGGTGTGCTGAACAAGCAAGGCAATGTACTGGGGATGATGCCCCACCCCGAGCGGGTGATCTCGCCATTGCTTGGCGGGGAAGATGGCGCGACCTTCTTCCGTGGGCTGATAGAGGCGATTGCGTGA
- a CDS encoding M13 family metallopeptidase, protein MKSNFLKSLLLLGAAGSLALASASAQDERVIETASPDYWGDWGIDLTAMDKTVDPGDDFFLYANGTWFKEFEIPSDRSSYGAFHLLGEKSQQQTKFIIEDLAAEMPDAKTPSGKVASFYNAFMDVDAINEKGMAPAEPYLKKIDSIRNLKSLAKVFGQPGYSSPFTAFVFTDDKDPDTYILQMFIGGLGLPDREYYTKDDETSVELREKYVSLLTFMLEQAGEEDAASKAADVMALETKIAKADWDRAVSRNAEITYNKLEVKDFEDMADDFPVKTFLKEIGAGKVKNLLVTEIPPTDEELDAAGLTAEDAAKLGGGYPEVFQITADTDLDTWKAYLKAHFLIDHASVLPSEIDEAVFEFFGTALRGTPEQRPRWKRAVSATENALGEAIGAAYVERYFPPENKAAMDELVANLRTAMHANLEDLEWMGEETRVLAKDKLDKFNPKVGYPDEFETYASMKVTDDALSNAISASAFGWKENIERLGKDVDKNEWFMTPQTVNAYYNPAFNEIVFPAAILQPPFFNISADPAVNYGAIGGVIGHEMGHGFDDQGSKYDGDGVLRNWWSEEDLAAFRDLTSALAAQYDEFCPLGEGEPCVNGKLSLGENIGDLGGLSLAYRAYKLSLDGEEAPVIDGFTGDQRFFMAWGQVWRTKVRDEAMRTHLLTGPHSPGYFRANGPVRNMDAWYNAFGVTEDDDLYLPPEERVSIW, encoded by the coding sequence ATGAAATCCAACTTCTTGAAATCACTGCTTCTTTTGGGCGCGGCAGGCAGCCTCGCCCTCGCCTCGGCCTCGGCTCAGGACGAGCGCGTGATCGAAACCGCCTCGCCGGATTACTGGGGTGACTGGGGCATCGACCTCACCGCCATGGATAAAACTGTCGATCCGGGCGACGATTTCTTCCTCTACGCTAATGGCACCTGGTTCAAGGAATTCGAGATTCCGTCAGACCGGTCGAGCTATGGCGCATTCCACCTGCTCGGCGAGAAATCCCAGCAGCAGACGAAATTCATCATCGAGGATCTCGCCGCCGAGATGCCCGACGCCAAAACGCCGTCCGGCAAGGTCGCTTCTTTCTACAACGCCTTCATGGATGTCGATGCGATCAATGAGAAGGGCATGGCCCCGGCTGAGCCTTACCTCAAGAAAATCGATTCCATCCGTAACCTGAAGAGCCTCGCGAAAGTTTTCGGTCAGCCGGGTTATTCGAGCCCGTTCACGGCCTTTGTCTTCACCGACGACAAAGATCCCGACACCTATATTCTTCAGATGTTCATTGGCGGGCTCGGCCTGCCGGATCGCGAATACTACACAAAAGACGATGAGACTTCCGTCGAGTTGCGCGAGAAATATGTCAGCCTGCTGACCTTCATGCTTGAACAGGCCGGTGAAGAAGACGCAGCCTCCAAGGCCGCCGACGTCATGGCGCTCGAAACCAAGATCGCCAAGGCCGACTGGGACCGCGCCGTCTCCCGCAATGCGGAAATCACATATAACAAACTCGAGGTCAAAGACTTCGAGGACATGGCGGATGACTTCCCGGTAAAAACATTCCTCAAGGAAATCGGTGCAGGCAAGGTTAAAAACTTGCTCGTTACGGAAATTCCGCCAACGGATGAAGAACTGGACGCCGCAGGCCTTACCGCCGAAGATGCCGCTAAACTCGGCGGCGGCTATCCGGAAGTCTTCCAGATCACAGCGGACACCGATCTTGACACATGGAAAGCCTATCTGAAGGCGCATTTCCTGATCGATCATGCGTCGGTCCTGCCTTCCGAGATCGATGAGGCCGTGTTTGAGTTCTTCGGCACCGCCCTTCGCGGTACGCCGGAGCAGCGCCCGCGCTGGAAGCGTGCGGTTTCCGCGACGGAGAACGCACTGGGTGAAGCCATCGGCGCGGCCTATGTCGAGCGGTATTTCCCGCCCGAGAACAAAGCCGCTATGGACGAGCTCGTTGCCAATCTGCGCACAGCAATGCACGCCAATCTCGAAGATCTCGAATGGATGGGCGAAGAAACCCGAGTTCTCGCAAAGGACAAGCTCGACAAGTTTAATCCGAAAGTCGGCTACCCTGACGAATTCGAGACCTATGCCTCGATGAAGGTGACCGATGACGCGCTGAGCAATGCGATTTCCGCTTCCGCCTTTGGCTGGAAGGAAAATATCGAGCGCCTCGGCAAGGATGTCGACAAGAACGAATGGTTCATGACGCCCCAGACGGTAAATGCCTACTACAATCCGGCCTTCAACGAAATCGTCTTCCCGGCTGCGATCCTTCAACCACCCTTCTTCAACATCTCCGCCGACCCGGCCGTGAACTATGGCGCCATTGGCGGGGTCATCGGCCACGAAATGGGCCATGGCTTTGATGATCAGGGGTCGAAATATGATGGCGACGGTGTCCTGCGCAACTGGTGGTCAGAGGAAGACCTTGCGGCATTCCGTGACCTGACAAGTGCTCTTGCCGCCCAGTATGATGAGTTCTGCCCGCTTGGCGAAGGTGAGCCTTGCGTCAACGGCAAGCTCAGCCTTGGCGAGAACATTGGTGACCTTGGCGGGCTTTCACTTGCCTATCGCGCCTATAAGCTCAGCCTTGATGGCGAGGAAGCGCCGGTGATTGACGGCTTTACCGGCGATCAGCGTTTCTTCATGGCCTGGGGTCAGGTCTGGCGGACCAAAGTCCGTGATGAAGCCATGCGGACCCATCTTCTGACAGGCCCGCATTCGCCTGGCTATTTCCGGGCAAACGGGCCGGTACGGAATATGGACGCCTGGTATAACGCCTTTGGCGTGACAGAGGATGATGACCTTTATCTGCCGCCAGAAGAACGCGTCAGCATCTGGTAA
- a CDS encoding glycosyltransferase family A protein, producing the protein MTTPPFAAVITPYYKEPREVLERCMASVRAQTVPTLHFMISDGHPQEIETGPLLRHVVLDRAEEDMGNTPRAIGAAFAINSGVKMIAMLDADNWYDPHHLETAIAAAAGAGRPVDMVFGRRKFWRPDGTQMPISDEVSNRFVDTNCYVMLEGAFHYLAWWGTLPKYISQGADRAFRQYLGAQKGLVVAKLPVPTVNYECLWAPAYEAIGEIPPPGAKGFQPDDWKNWVAGMSPREREITERRIGFPLDRLEQGD; encoded by the coding sequence ATGACCACACCGCCCTTTGCCGCCGTCATCACGCCCTATTACAAGGAGCCGCGCGAGGTGCTGGAGCGGTGCATGGCGTCGGTCCGGGCACAGACGGTTCCGACGCTCCATTTTATGATCTCTGATGGCCACCCCCAGGAGATCGAGACCGGCCCCCTCCTCCGCCATGTCGTGCTTGACCGGGCCGAAGAGGATATGGGCAACACGCCGCGCGCCATTGGCGCGGCATTCGCGATCAATTCCGGCGTCAAGATGATTGCCATGCTCGATGCCGATAACTGGTACGACCCGCACCATCTGGAGACGGCAATCGCCGCGGCCGCAGGCGCAGGCCGGCCGGTCGATATGGTCTTTGGCCGCCGGAAATTCTGGCGCCCCGACGGCACGCAAATGCCGATCAGCGACGAAGTCTCGAACCGTTTCGTCGACACCAATTGCTATGTGATGCTGGAAGGCGCGTTCCACTATCTGGCGTGGTGGGGCACCCTGCCGAAATATATCTCGCAAGGCGCGGACCGGGCATTTCGGCAATATCTGGGCGCGCAGAAGGGACTAGTCGTTGCAAAACTCCCTGTGCCCACGGTCAATTATGAGTGCCTGTGGGCCCCGGCCTATGAAGCCATCGGCGAGATCCCCCCGCCGGGCGCGAAAGGGTTTCAGCCGGACGACTGGAAGAACTGGGTTGCAGGGATGTCCCCTCGCGAACGTGAAATTACTGAGCGGCGCATTGGCTTTCCGCTCGATCGACTTGAGCAAGGCGATTGA
- the purL gene encoding phosphoribosylformylglycinamidine synthase subunit PurL, translating into MSHSPEIVAEHGLSAQEYDDIKQHLGREPNLLELGIFSVMWSEHCSYKSSRRHLKNLPTTGPQVILGPGENAGVVDIGDGQACVFKMESHNHPSFIEPYQGAATGVGGIMRDVFTMGARPVAMMNALRFGEIDHPKTKHLLSGVVAGIGGYGNCMGVPTIGGETNFNAGYNGNILVNAMCVGVAETEKIFLSTAKGAGNPVVYVGAKTGRDGIHGATMASAEFDDQSEEKRPTVQVGDPFTEKLLLEACLELMATDAVIAIQDMGAAGLTSSSVEMAAKGTAAGEGGFDLDLDHVPQREENMTAYEMMLSESQERMLMVLKPGKEDDARAIFEKWGVDFAVIGTTTDTGKLVIRHKGEIVADLDVGPLADAAPNYDREHHAIADALPLADPKVTVRELRLELHRGSAELPETVEALTSEVIAGKDAFDAFGATFAGNVAVLYIRSSADAPADVFASVEAAAQNLAEAGIVSSATVEDHSETVSLADQPGGATMLSTLARLMATPDLCSREWIWTQYDHTVMGDTAIAPGSDAGVVRVHGTEKGLAITTDVTPRYCFAHPVTGGKQAVAECYRNLTATGAKPLAITNCLNFGNPEKPEIMSQFVGCLQGMAEACVALDMPVVSGNVSLYNETNGIAIPPTPAIGAVGLLDNVAGAVRMTTAQEGDALVALGITKGWLGQSLYLRELYGMTEGAPPPVDLDAEKTAGDLVRKLISEAPVTAVHDISDGGLLTAIGELCLASGQGVALTTPVKDRRAAYWFGEDQGRYLFTLPAAEADRIVLKCAMAGVQATRLGILGGEELILDGRDRLSLYDLAQFHARTLPDLFETGEDPMPMAKEELGSLIKEALPDAEVELTALADDNDHWQARITSAAFNGLNRVQQHQLVYRALKGKMGGVLHALALETVPTES; encoded by the coding sequence ATGAGCCATTCCCCCGAAATCGTGGCCGAACACGGCCTTTCCGCGCAAGAATATGACGACATCAAGCAGCATCTCGGCCGCGAGCCGAACCTGCTGGAACTCGGCATTTTTTCGGTCATGTGGTCGGAGCACTGCTCCTATAAGTCCTCACGGCGGCACCTGAAGAACCTGCCGACGACCGGCCCGCAGGTGATCCTGGGGCCCGGCGAGAATGCGGGCGTTGTCGATATCGGCGACGGACAGGCTTGCGTCTTCAAGATGGAAAGCCACAACCACCCGAGCTTCATCGAGCCCTATCAGGGCGCGGCGACCGGCGTTGGCGGCATCATGCGCGATGTCTTCACCATGGGCGCCCGGCCCGTAGCGATGATGAATGCGCTGCGCTTTGGCGAGATCGATCATCCGAAGACGAAGCATCTGCTTTCGGGCGTCGTTGCCGGGATCGGCGGATATGGCAATTGCATGGGCGTGCCGACAATTGGCGGCGAGACCAATTTCAATGCCGGTTATAATGGCAACATCCTCGTCAATGCGATGTGCGTCGGGGTTGCCGAGACCGAGAAGATCTTCCTTTCAACCGCCAAGGGCGCAGGCAATCCGGTTGTCTATGTCGGCGCCAAGACGGGCCGCGACGGTATTCATGGCGCGACCATGGCCTCAGCTGAGTTTGATGACCAGTCAGAGGAAAAACGCCCCACCGTTCAGGTCGGCGATCCGTTCACGGAGAAACTTCTCCTCGAAGCCTGCCTTGAGCTGATGGCGACAGACGCCGTGATCGCGATCCAGGATATGGGCGCCGCAGGCCTCACCTCTTCTTCGGTCGAAATGGCGGCCAAAGGGACGGCGGCCGGTGAAGGCGGCTTTGACCTTGACCTCGACCATGTGCCCCAGCGCGAAGAGAACATGACGGCATATGAAATGATGCTGTCCGAGAGCCAGGAGCGTATGCTGATGGTTCTCAAGCCTGGCAAGGAAGATGACGCGCGAGCGATCTTTGAGAAATGGGGCGTTGATTTCGCCGTCATCGGCACGACGACCGATACCGGCAAGCTGGTCATCCGTCATAAAGGCGAGATCGTCGCGGACCTTGATGTCGGCCCGCTCGCTGATGCCGCCCCGAATTATGACCGCGAGCATCATGCGATTGCTGATGCCCTACCGCTTGCCGATCCGAAAGTGACGGTGCGTGAGCTTCGGCTGGAGCTGCATCGCGGGTCGGCGGAGCTGCCAGAAACGGTCGAGGCGCTGACCAGCGAAGTCATCGCCGGCAAGGACGCCTTCGATGCGTTCGGCGCGACCTTCGCGGGCAATGTTGCGGTTCTTTACATCCGTTCGAGCGCTGATGCGCCTGCGGATGTTTTCGCTTCCGTTGAGGCTGCAGCCCAGAACCTTGCCGAAGCGGGCATCGTTTCCAGCGCAACTGTCGAAGATCACAGCGAGACCGTCTCGCTTGCCGACCAGCCGGGCGGCGCGACGATGCTCTCGACCCTTGCGCGTTTGATGGCGACGCCGGACCTATGCTCGCGCGAATGGATCTGGACGCAATATGATCACACGGTGATGGGCGATACCGCCATTGCACCGGGATCCGATGCCGGGGTCGTCCGTGTACATGGCACCGAAAAGGGACTGGCCATTACGACCGATGTGACGCCGCGCTATTGCTTTGCGCATCCGGTCACGGGCGGCAAACAGGCCGTCGCCGAATGCTACCGCAATCTGACGGCGACCGGCGCCAAGCCGCTGGCCATCACCAATTGTCTGAATTTCGGCAATCCTGAAAAGCCCGAAATCATGAGCCAGTTTGTTGGCTGTCTTCAGGGCATGGCCGAGGCCTGTGTCGCGCTCGACATGCCGGTCGTCTCCGGCAATGTGTCGCTTTATAACGAGACCAATGGCATCGCCATTCCGCCGACCCCGGCGATCGGCGCGGTTGGGCTTCTCGACAATGTTGCGGGCGCCGTGCGCATGACAACCGCGCAGGAAGGCGATGCGCTCGTCGCGCTGGGGATCACCAAGGGCTGGCTTGGTCAGTCGCTTTACCTCCGCGAGCTTTACGGCATGACCGAAGGCGCACCGCCCCCGGTTGATCTTGATGCGGAGAAAACCGCAGGCGATCTGGTCCGCAAGCTGATCAGCGAAGCGCCCGTGACGGCGGTTCATGATATCTCTGATGGCGGTCTCCTGACAGCGATCGGTGAGCTTTGCCTTGCCTCGGGCCAGGGCGTTGCCCTGACGACGCCAGTCAAGGACCGCCGTGCCGCCTACTGGTTCGGTGAGGACCAGGGCCGCTATCTCTTCACCCTGCCCGCCGCCGAGGCCGACCGCATCGTCCTCAAATGCGCGATGGCTGGCGTGCAGGCGACCCGCCTTGGTATCCTGGGCGGTGAAGAGCTGATCCTCGATGGCCGCGACCGGCTGTCGCTTTACGACCTCGCGCAGTTCCATGCACGGACCCTGCCCGACCTATTCGAAACGGGAGAAGACCCCATGCCCATGGCCAAGGAAGAACTAGGCAGCCTCATCAAGGAAGCCCTCCCCGACGCAGAAGTTGAGCTGACCGCCCTCGCCGATGACAATGATCACTGGCAGGCGCGCATCACCTCCGCGGCCTTTAACGGGCTCAACCGGGTGCAGCAGCACCAGCTCGTCTACCGGGCCCTCAAGGGCAAGATGGGCGGCGTGTTGCACGCGCTCGCGCTTGAGACCGTGCCGACGGAGAGCTGA
- a CDS encoding aldo/keto reductase, with protein MELGFGATGAWAAGWFDESRAEEVLRTALTRGITHFDTAGFYADGRADERLARALQRLAPGGAVYGRQLTVSTKIGKRIGPDGRLVRDFSEHAIRDAVERHTTLFGGHRPDIVYLHGPDEKERHGSLPLLQRLKADGLIGAIGECQDGPGLAEAVCTDGIDVVMARYHFLNTSHREAFRTAKRNGKKVISIAPLAQGMWRRGIFIPKRLSDVWGLARALIRDPKTLLAAQKSGWIRRVDGWPPAHLAMGFVRMNEAIDVVLTTSTRPYHLEEVADGFARDLPREIAALLSVHGAQ; from the coding sequence ATGGAACTCGGCTTCGGCGCGACCGGCGCGTGGGCGGCGGGATGGTTCGATGAGAGCCGCGCCGAAGAAGTGCTCCGCACTGCACTCACTCGCGGGATCACGCATTTTGACACGGCGGGCTTCTATGCCGATGGCCGCGCGGATGAGCGGCTAGCGCGCGCTCTACAGCGCCTCGCACCCGGTGGTGCCGTATATGGCCGTCAGCTGACGGTCTCGACCAAGATCGGCAAGCGGATCGGCCCAGATGGCCGCCTGGTCCGGGATTTCTCCGAGCACGCCATCCGCGATGCGGTCGAGCGGCACACGACGCTCTTTGGCGGGCATCGCCCGGACATCGTCTACCTGCATGGACCCGATGAAAAGGAGCGGCATGGCAGTCTTCCCTTACTGCAGCGCCTCAAAGCAGACGGGCTGATCGGCGCAATTGGCGAATGCCAGGACGGACCGGGGCTCGCCGAGGCGGTGTGTACGGACGGAATTGACGTAGTCATGGCCCGTTACCATTTCCTGAACACCTCCCATCGGGAGGCTTTCCGCACAGCAAAGCGCAACGGCAAAAAGGTCATCTCTATCGCACCCTTGGCACAAGGGATGTGGCGCCGGGGCATATTTATCCCCAAGAGGCTGAGCGATGTCTGGGGGCTGGCCCGCGCGCTGATCCGAGATCCCAAAACCCTGCTCGCCGCACAAAAATCTGGCTGGATCCGGCGGGTTGATGGATGGCCGCCGGCGCATCTTGCCATGGGATTTGTCAGGATGAATGAGGCGATCGATGTCGTGCTGACGACCTCGACCCGGCCCTATCACTTGGAAGAAGTCGCGGACGGGTTCGCGCGGGACCTGCCAAGAGAGATCGCCGCGCTTTTATCCGTACACGGTGCGCAATAG
- a CDS encoding trypsin-like peptidase domain-containing protein, producing MRRICLALGLAAAMMAVQAPAVTASATPETFSSLVKNVMPAVVNISGRQAGIGGAPMGGGESLGSGFIIDSSGIVVTNNHVIDRSDIITVTLEDGREFKATLRGTDPLTDLAVLQMEGGGRFPAVKFGNSDKIDVGDWVVAIGQPFGLGGSVSAGIVSAKSRDIDSGLYDDFIQTDAAINRGNSGGPLFDMSGRVVGVNTIIYSQSGGSVGIGFAIPSNLAARVVQQLIEFGETQRGYLGVLLDDVNEDTRLRLGLANTKGALVTGVPSSGGPAAQAGIMQDDVIVRFNNRDVDDQRDLTRAVADAPIGQEVPVIVIRNGEQVRLAVVIARRETLTAQTDGTLRMSGLTLQSANLQTKALYGLADDVEGVVVTHVDPSSPLAGYLKAGDVISEIGWNTVNSPGAFETYMSRYQAANSGPVKVLVRRGDRLFNATINPLGLGLN from the coding sequence ATGCGGCGTATTTGTTTGGCACTCGGGCTGGCAGCAGCCATGATGGCGGTGCAGGCACCAGCGGTCACGGCATCCGCAACGCCTGAGACTTTCTCCTCGCTTGTGAAAAACGTGATGCCGGCGGTGGTCAATATTTCCGGCCGTCAGGCAGGCATTGGCGGAGCGCCGATGGGCGGCGGTGAGTCGCTCGGCTCCGGCTTCATCATCGACAGCTCAGGCATCGTCGTCACCAATAATCACGTCATTGATCGCTCTGACATCATCACTGTGACCCTCGAAGACGGGCGCGAATTCAAGGCAACCTTGCGCGGCACCGACCCGCTGACCGATCTTGCGGTCCTTCAGATGGAAGGTGGCGGGCGCTTCCCGGCGGTCAAATTCGGCAATTCAGACAAGATCGATGTCGGCGACTGGGTGGTCGCGATTGGCCAGCCTTTCGGGCTTGGCGGTTCGGTCTCAGCCGGGATCGTCTCGGCAAAAAGCCGCGATATCGACTCCGGCCTTTATGACGATTTCATCCAGACCGATGCCGCGATCAACCGCGGCAACTCTGGCGGCCCGCTCTTTGATATGTCGGGCCGTGTCGTCGGCGTGAACACGATCATCTATTCGCAGTCAGGCGGCTCAGTCGGGATCGGCTTTGCCATCCCCAGCAATCTTGCCGCCCGTGTTGTCCAGCAGCTTATCGAATTTGGCGAGACCCAGCGCGGCTATCTTGGCGTCCTTCTTGATGACGTGAATGAAGACACCCGCCTTCGTCTTGGCCTTGCCAATACCAAAGGCGCGCTGGTGACCGGTGTGCCGTCGAGCGGCGGCCCCGCAGCGCAGGCCGGGATCATGCAGGACGATGTCATCGTCCGTTTCAACAATCGTGATGTGGACGACCAGCGCGATCTGACCCGCGCGGTTGCAGATGCACCAATCGGGCAGGAAGTCCCTGTCATCGTTATCCGTAACGGAGAGCAGGTCCGCCTTGCGGTCGTGATTGCGCGTCGTGAGACCCTGACCGCCCAGACCGACGGTACGCTGCGCATGTCGGGCCTGACCCTGCAGTCGGCCAATCTTCAGACCAAGGCGCTTTATGGCCTGGCTGATGATGTCGAAGGGGTTGTTGTGACCCATGTCGACCCCTCAAGCCCGCTCGCCGGCTATCTCAAAGCCGGAGACGTGATCTCGGAAATTGGCTGGAATACGGTCAACAGCCCGGGTGCATTCGAGACCTATATGAGCCGTTATCAGGCCGCCAATTCCGGCCCGGTTAAAGTGCTCGTCCGCCGCGGCGACCGTCTCTTCAATGCGACGATCAACCCGCTGGGGCTGGGCCTCAACTAA